In Bosea vestrisii, the following are encoded in one genomic region:
- a CDS encoding IlvD/Edd family dehydratase, giving the protein MADDKPKGRGIAGGLTNYGDPQFAAYLRRSFARSMGYSDEALARPIVGIANTYSGFNNCHRHFPELLDAVKRGVLMAGGLPVEFPTISLGEVFLNPTSLKFRNLMAMGTEEMIRAQPIDAVVLMGGCDKTVPAQLMAALSANVPAVQLVGGPMSTGRHKGERLGACTDCRRFWARFRAGEIDREEIDVVEGRLATTAGTCAVMGTASTMACIAETLGLALPRSAAIPAVHADRLRCAEASGKRAVELIGTQTLLPRQIVTEQAIENAWRVLLAISGSTNAVVHLTAIARRAGIKVDLNRLNRLSDETPVLVNLKPVGNNYMEDFFAGGGVPAVLRELRDLLHLDCLTITGRTLGELIDEPLLDQLDRTIIRSREDPVDPDGGLVAVFGSLAPRGAIVKRAAAEKRLLEHEGRAVVFSSLEDLSARIDDPDLDVGPDDILVLQHAGPKSPAAMPEAGYLPIPRKLAAKGVKDMVRISDARMSGTAYGAIVLHVAPEAAVGGPLALVRNGDRIRLSVAERRLDLLVDAAELEARRAALPQPSPVKRRGYDRLYDEHVLQADEGVDFDFC; this is encoded by the coding sequence ATGGCGGACGACAAGCCAAAGGGGCGCGGCATCGCCGGCGGGCTGACCAATTATGGCGACCCGCAGTTCGCAGCCTATCTCCGCCGCTCCTTCGCCCGCTCGATGGGCTATTCCGACGAGGCGCTGGCGCGGCCGATCGTCGGCATCGCCAACACCTATAGCGGCTTCAATAACTGCCACCGCCACTTCCCCGAATTGCTCGACGCGGTGAAGCGCGGCGTGCTGATGGCCGGTGGCCTCCCCGTGGAGTTTCCAACGATCTCGCTCGGCGAGGTCTTCCTCAACCCGACCAGCCTGAAGTTCCGCAACCTGATGGCGATGGGCACGGAGGAGATGATCCGGGCCCAGCCGATCGACGCCGTCGTGCTGATGGGCGGCTGCGACAAGACCGTGCCGGCGCAGTTAATGGCGGCGCTCTCGGCCAATGTCCCGGCTGTCCAGCTCGTCGGCGGGCCGATGTCGACCGGCCGCCACAAGGGCGAGCGCTTGGGCGCCTGCACCGATTGCCGCCGCTTCTGGGCCCGCTTCCGCGCCGGCGAGATCGACCGGGAAGAGATCGACGTCGTCGAGGGGCGGCTCGCCACCACCGCCGGCACCTGCGCCGTGATGGGCACCGCCTCGACCATGGCCTGCATCGCCGAGACGCTGGGGCTCGCTTTGCCGCGCTCGGCCGCGATCCCCGCTGTCCATGCCGATCGTTTGCGCTGCGCCGAGGCGAGCGGCAAGCGCGCGGTCGAACTGATCGGGACGCAAACCTTGCTGCCTCGCCAGATCGTCACCGAGCAGGCGATCGAGAATGCCTGGCGCGTGCTGCTGGCGATCTCCGGTTCGACCAATGCGGTGGTGCATCTCACCGCGATCGCCCGTCGCGCCGGCATCAAGGTCGATCTCAATCGCCTCAACCGGCTCTCCGACGAGACGCCGGTGCTGGTCAACCTCAAGCCGGTCGGCAACAACTATATGGAGGACTTCTTCGCCGGCGGCGGCGTGCCGGCCGTGCTCCGCGAGCTGCGCGACCTGCTGCATCTCGACTGCCTGACGATCACCGGCAGGACGCTGGGCGAATTGATCGACGAGCCTCTGCTCGACCAGCTCGACCGCACGATCATCCGCTCGCGCGAAGACCCGGTCGATCCCGATGGCGGGCTCGTCGCCGTGTTCGGCTCACTCGCGCCCCGCGGCGCCATCGTCAAGCGCGCTGCGGCCGAGAAGCGCCTGCTCGAGCATGAGGGCCGCGCCGTCGTGTTCTCCTCGCTCGAAGACCTCTCGGCCCGCATCGACGATCCTGATCTCGATGTCGGCCCGGACGACATCCTCGTCCTGCAGCATGCCGGCCCGAAGAGCCCCGCCGCCATGCCGGAAGCCGGCTATCTACCGATCCCGCGCAAGCTCGCGGCCAAAGGCGTCAAGGACATGGTCCGCATCTCCGACGCCCGTATGTCCGGCACCGCCTATGGCGCGATCGTGCTGCATGTCGCGCCGGAGGCGGCGGTCGGCGGCCCGCTTGCCCTCGTCCGTAATGGCGACCGGATCAGGCTCAGCGTCGCCGAGCGCCGGCTCGACCTGCTGGTCGATGCGGCCGAGCTTGAGGCCCGGCGGGCTGCCTTGCCGCAGCCGTCCCCAGTCAAGCGCCGCGGCTATGACCGGCTCTATGACGAGCACGTGCTCCAAGCCGACGAAGGGGTCGATTTCGACTTCTGCTGA
- a CDS encoding ABC transporter ATP-binding protein, with the protein MTEANTILEVTSASCRFDVSAPALSRLFSHEPRRILRAVENVSFSVARGTTFSIVGESGCGKSTLARMVVGLQRPTQGLLDFKDIKRADGTVGPPRVQMIFQDPYASLNPRWRVGDIIAEPIRELKLRKDENETAARVGDLLEIVGLSRADASRFPHEFSGGQRQRISIARALATEADFLVCDEPTSALDVSVQAQILNLMVRLQKEFGLTYLFISHNLSVVRHMSDHLAIMYLGRFVESGPAEEVFGRPRHPYTRLLLDTIPDVEKPNRERRPMSGEVPSPIAPPPGCAFHPRCVQAVERCRVEAPALRREGALEIACHLA; encoded by the coding sequence ATGACTGAGGCGAACACCATCCTCGAAGTCACATCGGCTTCCTGTCGCTTCGACGTTTCGGCTCCGGCCCTGTCGCGCCTGTTCTCGCACGAGCCGCGGCGCATCCTGCGCGCGGTCGAAAACGTCTCCTTCAGCGTGGCGCGCGGCACCACCTTCAGCATCGTCGGCGAATCCGGCTGCGGGAAGTCGACGCTGGCGCGCATGGTCGTCGGCCTGCAGAGGCCGACGCAGGGCCTGCTCGATTTCAAGGACATCAAGCGCGCCGACGGCACGGTCGGGCCGCCGCGGGTGCAGATGATCTTCCAGGATCCTTATGCCTCGCTCAATCCGCGCTGGCGCGTCGGCGACATCATCGCCGAGCCGATCCGCGAACTGAAGCTGCGCAAGGACGAGAACGAGACGGCCGCCCGCGTGGGCGACCTGCTGGAGATCGTCGGGTTGTCGCGGGCAGATGCGAGCCGTTTCCCGCACGAGTTCTCCGGCGGCCAGCGCCAGCGCATCTCGATCGCGCGGGCGCTGGCGACCGAGGCTGATTTCCTCGTCTGTGACGAGCCAACCTCGGCGCTCGACGTCTCCGTGCAGGCGCAGATCCTCAATCTGATGGTCCGCCTGCAGAAGGAGTTCGGGCTGACCTATCTCTTCATCAGCCACAACCTCTCGGTGGTCCGGCACATGTCCGACCATCTCGCCATCATGTATCTCGGCCGCTTCGTCGAGAGCGGACCGGCGGAAGAGGTCTTCGGCCGGCCGCGCCACCCCTATACGCGGCTGCTTCTCGACACGATCCCCGATGTCGAGAAGCCGAACCGCGAGCGCCGGCCGATGTCGGGCGAGGTGCCGAGCCCGATCGCACCACCGCCGGGCTGCGCCTTTCATCCGCGCTGCGTCCAGGCGGTCGAGCGCTGCCGTGTCGAGGCACCGGCCCTGCGTCGCGAAGGCGCGCTGGAGATCGCCTGTCACTTGGCTTGA
- a CDS encoding ABC transporter ATP-binding protein — translation MNAQTALLSVRDLRIVFDGRRGPLTALDGVSFEIAPGEILGVVGESGAGKSLTGTAVIGLLDPPGRLAGGEIKLSGQRIDNLPAEAMRKLRGRRIGAIFQDPLTSLHPLLTVGEQLIETITTHLPVGKAEARKRALDLLKEVGIPAAETRIDHYPHQFSGGMRQRVVIALALCAEPTLIIADEPTTALDVSIQAQITTLLKRLCREHGTAIMLVTHDMGVIAETADRVAVMYAGRIVEIGPVEEVTRRPRHPYTAGLMASIPSVHRRNAQLNQIDGSMPRLNAIPAGCAFNPRCGFATDLCRQTKPGLPVSGHAAACHFPLREMAHD, via the coding sequence GTGAACGCCCAAACAGCGCTGCTCTCGGTCCGCGACCTGCGCATCGTCTTCGACGGGCGGCGCGGCCCGCTGACAGCGCTTGACGGCGTCTCCTTCGAGATCGCGCCGGGCGAAATCCTCGGTGTCGTCGGAGAGTCCGGCGCCGGTAAATCGCTGACCGGGACGGCGGTGATCGGCCTGCTCGATCCGCCGGGGCGTCTGGCCGGCGGCGAGATCAAGCTCTCCGGCCAGCGCATCGACAATCTGCCGGCCGAGGCGATGCGCAAGCTGCGCGGCCGCCGGATCGGCGCGATCTTCCAGGACCCGCTGACCTCGCTGCACCCACTCCTGACCGTCGGCGAGCAATTGATCGAGACGATCACCACGCATCTGCCGGTCGGCAAGGCGGAGGCGCGCAAGCGGGCGCTCGACCTGCTGAAGGAGGTCGGCATACCCGCCGCCGAAACGCGGATCGACCATTACCCGCACCAGTTCTCCGGCGGCATGCGCCAGCGCGTCGTCATCGCGCTCGCGCTTTGCGCCGAGCCGACATTGATCATCGCCGACGAGCCGACGACCGCGCTCGACGTCTCGATCCAGGCGCAGATCACCACCCTGTTGAAGCGGCTCTGCCGCGAGCACGGCACCGCGATCATGCTGGTCACCCACGATATGGGCGTGATCGCCGAAACGGCCGACCGCGTCGCGGTGATGTATGCCGGGCGCATCGTCGAAATCGGCCCGGTCGAGGAGGTGACGCGCCGGCCGCGGCATCCCTACACCGCCGGGCTGATGGCCTCGATCCCGAGCGTGCATCGCCGCAATGCGCAGCTCAACCAGATCGACGGCTCGATGCCGCGGCTGAACGCCATTCCCGCCGGCTGCGCCTTCAACCCGCGCTGCGGCTTCGCCACCGATCTCTGCCGGCAGACCAAGCCCGGCCTGCCGGTATCCGGCCATGCCGCCGCCTGTCATTTCCCGCTGCGGGAGATGGCTCATGACTGA
- a CDS encoding amidohydrolase family protein → MTLRAAKRPEGRILLTARWLVGHSGGRHRLYENGEIVFEDGEVVFIGHRFPGEVARRIDYGNAVIGPGFVDLDALSDLDTTILAYDNQPAWKKGRVWPRSYLEAGPYEMYSREELAFQKKHAFATLIRNGITTALPIASLFYRAWGETVQEFKDAAEAAASLGLRAYLGPGYRTGNQLVDADGRIVTHYDEPRGLAELDAAIAFCRAHEGAAGGLIRTMLAPDRIETSTAELLQRTAAAGRDLDVPVRLHCCQSKVEYDLVLAQHGMSPPEWLESLGFLNERCLLPHGTVVSGSRLVERSGRDLEIIRDAGAAIVHCPLVSGRHGNAIDHFGRYRAMGLKIGMGTDTSPPDMIMNLQVGMILARTMAGNATAVRSEDYYDAATIGGADALRRPDLGRLQPGARADITVFELDRPHSGQVIDPIQTMLLTGHGRDVQTVIIDGRFVMEDRVIPGIDEAADNARAQEQFEGVMARYPQRTFGNPSMSEIFSSSYAIERKGDAA, encoded by the coding sequence GTGACACTGCGAGCCGCCAAGCGACCTGAGGGTCGCATCCTCCTGACCGCCCGCTGGCTCGTCGGCCATAGCGGCGGGCGCCATCGTCTTTATGAGAACGGCGAGATCGTCTTCGAGGATGGAGAGGTCGTCTTCATCGGCCATCGTTTTCCCGGCGAGGTCGCCAGGCGGATCGACTATGGCAACGCGGTGATCGGGCCGGGTTTCGTCGATCTCGACGCGCTCTCCGATCTCGACACCACCATCCTCGCCTATGACAACCAGCCCGCCTGGAAGAAGGGCCGGGTCTGGCCGCGCAGCTATCTCGAAGCCGGCCCCTACGAGATGTATTCGCGCGAGGAGCTGGCCTTCCAGAAGAAGCACGCTTTCGCGACGCTGATCCGCAACGGCATCACCACGGCGCTGCCGATCGCCTCGCTGTTCTACCGGGCCTGGGGCGAGACGGTTCAGGAGTTCAAGGATGCGGCCGAAGCTGCCGCTTCGCTAGGCCTGCGCGCCTATCTCGGCCCCGGCTATCGCACCGGCAACCAGCTGGTCGACGCCGATGGGCGCATCGTCACCCATTACGACGAGCCGCGGGGCCTCGCCGAACTCGACGCCGCGATTGCCTTCTGCCGGGCGCATGAGGGCGCAGCTGGCGGGCTGATCCGCACCATGCTGGCGCCGGACCGGATCGAGACCTCGACTGCCGAGCTGCTGCAGCGCACTGCTGCAGCGGGGCGCGATCTCGACGTTCCCGTGCGGCTGCATTGCTGCCAGTCGAAGGTCGAATACGATCTCGTCCTCGCCCAGCATGGCATGAGTCCGCCGGAATGGCTGGAGAGTCTCGGCTTCCTCAACGAACGCTGCCTGCTCCCGCACGGCACGGTCGTTTCCGGCAGCCGCCTTGTCGAGCGGTCGGGCCGCGATCTCGAAATCATCCGCGATGCCGGCGCGGCGATCGTGCACTGCCCGCTGGTCTCCGGCCGGCATGGCAATGCCATCGACCATTTCGGCCGCTACCGCGCCATGGGCCTGAAGATCGGCATGGGGACCGACACGAGCCCGCCGGACATGATCATGAACCTGCAGGTCGGCATGATCCTGGCGCGGACCATGGCTGGCAACGCGACCGCTGTGCGCAGCGAGGACTATTACGACGCGGCCACCATCGGCGGTGCGGATGCACTCCGCCGGCCCGATCTCGGCCGGCTCCAGCCCGGCGCGCGCGCCGACATCACTGTCTTCGAACTCGACCGGCCCCATAGCGGCCAGGTGATCGACCCGATCCAGACCATGCTCCTCACCGGTCATGGCCGCGATGTCCAGACCGTGATCATCGACGGGCGTTTCGTCATGGAGGACCGCGTCATCCCAGGCATCGACGAGGCCGCCGACAATGCCCGTGCGCAAGAGCAGTTCGAGGGCGTGATGGCGCGCTATCCGCAGCGCACCTTCGGAAACCCGTCGATGAGCGAGATCTTCTCGTCGAGCTACGCGATCGAACGTAAGGGAGACGCTGCGTGA
- a CDS encoding amidohydrolase family protein: MTASLLLRNVRPYAGKAVDLLIENGTITQVGANLAAPADIAVEDGKGEIVIPGLVEAHTHLDKSLLGLPWYTNEVGPRLLDKIDNERMNKRRLDIDPARQSARQSILSSLKGTTHIRSHVDVDTEHGMWGVEGVMKTRDAYRDIVDIELVAFPQSGLLRRPGTLELMDQAMQAGCEIVGGLDPCTIDRDPKGHLDAVFGLCQRYGKPLDIHLHEPGEVGAFSLDMIIERTRALGMTGKVTVSHAFCLGTPDPALIDPLIDQLAELDIAIMTTAPASRPAPPVKKLLQAGVRVCSGSDGIRDTWSPYGNGDMLERAMFVGLRNNFRRDDEVRLALDVCTTQGARVMEIAGYGLDVGCVADLVVLPTESIAEAVATRPAQRRVIKRGKIVARDGVSIRTMP, translated from the coding sequence ATGACCGCCTCCCTGCTGCTCCGCAATGTCCGCCCCTATGCCGGCAAGGCCGTCGATCTCCTGATCGAGAACGGCACGATCACGCAGGTCGGCGCGAATCTTGCCGCGCCGGCCGACATCGCGGTCGAGGACGGCAAGGGCGAGATCGTCATCCCCGGTTTGGTCGAGGCCCATACCCATCTCGACAAGAGCCTGCTCGGCCTACCCTGGTACACCAACGAGGTCGGCCCCAGGCTGCTCGACAAGATCGACAACGAGCGGATGAACAAGAGGCGGCTCGACATCGATCCCGCGCGCCAGTCCGCCCGCCAGAGCATCCTCTCCTCGCTCAAGGGCACGACCCATATCCGCAGCCATGTCGATGTCGACACCGAGCACGGGATGTGGGGCGTCGAGGGCGTGATGAAGACGCGCGATGCCTATCGCGACATCGTCGACATCGAACTCGTCGCCTTCCCGCAATCGGGCCTGCTGCGCCGGCCGGGCACGCTCGAATTGATGGACCAGGCGATGCAGGCCGGCTGCGAGATCGTCGGCGGGCTCGACCCCTGCACGATCGACCGCGATCCGAAGGGCCATCTCGACGCCGTCTTCGGGCTCTGCCAGCGCTATGGCAAGCCGCTCGACATCCACCTGCACGAGCCGGGCGAGGTCGGCGCCTTTTCGCTCGACATGATCATCGAGCGCACCCGCGCGCTCGGGATGACCGGCAAGGTCACGGTCAGCCACGCCTTCTGCCTCGGCACGCCCGACCCGGCCTTGATCGATCCCTTGATCGATCAACTCGCCGAGCTCGACATCGCGATCATGACGACCGCGCCGGCGAGCCGCCCGGCCCCGCCGGTGAAGAAGCTGCTGCAGGCCGGCGTGCGCGTCTGCTCGGGCTCCGACGGCATCCGTGACACCTGGAGCCCCTATGGCAATGGCGACATGCTGGAGCGGGCGATGTTCGTCGGGCTGCGCAACAACTTCCGCCGCGATGATGAGGTCAGGCTGGCGCTCGACGTCTGCACCACGCAAGGCGCCAGGGTGATGGAGATCGCAGGTTACGGGCTCGATGTCGGCTGTGTCGCCGACCTCGTCGTGCTGCCGACCGAGTCGATCGCCGAAGCCGTCGCGACCCGCCCGGCGCAGCGCCGCGTGATCAAGCGCGGCAAGATCGTCGCCCGCGACGGCGTCTCGATCAGGACCATGCCGTGA
- a CDS encoding ABC transporter permease: protein MPAEAAAKPGRLRRFLDSDVGWSFRRTPAAWLSALVLAILILTALFCPLIAPQNPHDLAQIFIDKAEIPPIWSQDGEWPFLLGTDPQGRDVFSAILYGTRVSLIIGFSAVLVSMVIGVSLGLVSGFYGGRIDNLLMRLGDTVLSIPTLLMAILVSAIFRELLPPALRDPFAAAVLVVSIALTNWVQYARTVRASTMVERRKEYVLAARIIKVPASRIMRRHILPNTLTPVMVAATLNLGLAILSEATLSFLGVGMPITQPSLGTLIRIGNQYLFSGSWWLVVFPSLQLGLIVLSVNLLGDWLRDALNPKLR, encoded by the coding sequence ATGCCCGCTGAAGCCGCCGCCAAGCCCGGGCGCCTGCGCCGCTTCCTCGACAGCGACGTCGGCTGGAGCTTCCGGCGCACGCCGGCGGCCTGGCTCTCGGCGCTGGTGCTAGCGATCCTGATCCTGACGGCCTTGTTCTGCCCGCTGATCGCACCGCAGAACCCGCACGACCTCGCGCAGATATTCATCGACAAGGCCGAGATCCCGCCGATCTGGTCGCAGGACGGTGAGTGGCCCTTCCTGCTCGGCACCGATCCGCAAGGGCGCGACGTCTTCTCCGCCATCCTCTACGGCACGCGGGTGTCGCTGATCATCGGCTTTTCGGCAGTGCTGGTCTCGATGGTGATCGGCGTCTCGCTCGGGCTGGTCTCCGGCTTCTATGGCGGGCGGATCGACAACCTCTTGATGCGGCTCGGCGACACCGTGCTGTCTATCCCGACGCTGCTGATGGCGATCCTGGTCTCGGCGATCTTCCGCGAGTTGCTGCCGCCGGCGCTGCGCGATCCCTTTGCCGCGGCGGTGCTCGTCGTCTCGATCGCGCTGACCAACTGGGTACAGTACGCCCGCACGGTTCGTGCCTCGACCATGGTCGAGCGGCGCAAGGAGTATGTGCTGGCGGCGCGCATCATCAAGGTTCCCGCCAGCCGGATCATGCGCCGACATATCCTGCCGAACACGCTGACGCCGGTGATGGTCGCGGCCACGCTCAATCTCGGCCTCGCCATCCTGTCGGAAGCGACCCTGTCCTTCCTCGGCGTCGGCATGCCGATCACCCAGCCCTCGCTCGGCACGCTGATCCGGATCGGCAACCAGTATTTGTTCTCCGGCTCCTGGTGGCTCGTCGTCTTCCCCTCGCTGCAGCTCGGCCTGATCGTCCTCTCGGTCAACCTGCTCGGCGACTGGCTGCGCGATGCGCTGAATCCGAAGCTGCGCTGA
- a CDS encoding ABC transporter permease, giving the protein MPAFLFKRFINAAGVMLAVAFLAFLTFRFVGDPVELMLNEQASQAQRDELRVRLGLDKGFVLQFATFVGNAVRGDFGISYRNQQEVFTLIAERFPATFELVLVATFLSLAVGIPLGVYTAIKRDSLLAKALQFISVLGVSLPSFALGILFILVFSVNLQWLPAFGRGEVVQLGWWSTGFLTASGRKALILPGITLSLFQITLVMRLVRAEMLETMRTDFIRFARARGLPSRAVHFRHALRNCLMPVITVTGLQIGNLIAFALVTETVFQWPGMGMLFVQAVTFVDIPVMAAYLIVVSFIFVSLNTLVDLTYAWVDPRLRDDALSGGANAR; this is encoded by the coding sequence ATGCCGGCCTTCCTCTTCAAGCGCTTCATCAATGCTGCCGGCGTCATGCTGGCGGTGGCTTTCCTCGCCTTCCTGACCTTCCGCTTCGTCGGCGATCCCGTCGAGTTGATGCTGAACGAGCAGGCGAGCCAGGCGCAGCGGGATGAACTGCGCGTCCGACTCGGGCTCGACAAGGGCTTTGTCCTGCAGTTCGCGACCTTCGTCGGCAATGCCGTGCGCGGTGATTTCGGCATCTCCTATCGCAACCAGCAGGAGGTGTTCACGCTGATCGCCGAGCGTTTCCCTGCGACTTTCGAGCTGGTGCTGGTCGCGACCTTCCTGTCATTGGCGGTCGGGATTCCGCTGGGGGTCTACACCGCGATCAAGCGCGACAGCCTGCTCGCCAAGGCCCTCCAATTCATCTCCGTGCTCGGCGTCTCGCTGCCGAGTTTCGCACTCGGCATCCTGTTCATCCTGGTCTTCTCGGTGAACCTGCAATGGCTGCCGGCCTTCGGCCGCGGCGAGGTCGTGCAGCTCGGCTGGTGGAGCACCGGGTTCCTGACCGCGTCTGGTCGCAAGGCGTTGATCCTGCCGGGCATCACGCTCTCGCTGTTCCAGATCACGCTGGTGATGCGGCTGGTGCGCGCCGAGATGCTGGAGACGATGCGGACCGACTTCATCCGCTTCGCCCGCGCCAGGGGCTTGCCTTCACGCGCCGTGCATTTCCGCCACGCGCTGCGCAACTGCCTGATGCCGGTGATCACGGTGACCGGCCTGCAGATCGGCAATCTGATCGCCTTCGCACTGGTGACCGAGACGGTGTTCCAGTGGCCGGGCATGGGCATGCTCTTCGTCCAGGCCGTCACCTTCGTCGATATCCCGGTGATGGCGGCTTACCTGATCGTCGTCTCCTTCATCTTCGTCTCGCTCAACACGCTGGTCGACCTGACCTATGCCTGGGTCGACCCGCGCTTACGCGACGATGCGCTTTCGGGAGGCGCCAATGCCCGCTGA
- a CDS encoding ABC transporter substrate-binding protein — translation MKKAWLLAAVAAFALNGAVEAKTLKWGSAREIASLDPYSYGDTFTLSVLNHVYEGLVRYTGDLKIEPALAESWETVSPTVWRFKLRQGVKFHNGNPFTADDVITSLERVTHADSPLKGNLPAYKSSKKIDDLTVEIEVNGPYPLLLNDLTNIFIFDKEWLVANNSLLPTDSGKGVKGYATDNANGTGPFKVESRRADSKTVYAKNPNWWDKPQHNIDVIEFLPIASASTRVAAMLSGEIDFTNVAPLQDLPRLTASTEVKVLQTNELRSVFFAFNLTDKLVESDVKDKNPLRDVRVREALYRAIDIDAVQKRAMRGLSRNTGALVAPAIPGYEPSQDERLPFDLNGAKKLLADAGYPNGFSFTMNCQSDSLVNEEEFCQAVAAMWSRAGLKPNLSLAPRSQQTPKRVKGDFDVISFGWANEPMIDAYSLLVQVLRSKSGTGGVFNWGNWGDPRIDALVDKAGVELDTPKRIEMMKEALKIAKAEHLFIPLHQQPMAWAMRNTIASTVQASDNKPRLWLTMMK, via the coding sequence ATGAAGAAGGCCTGGTTGCTGGCGGCCGTCGCCGCGTTCGCATTGAATGGCGCAGTCGAAGCCAAGACGCTGAAATGGGGTTCGGCGCGTGAGATCGCCTCGCTCGATCCCTACTCGTATGGCGACACCTTCACGCTCTCGGTGCTGAATCACGTCTATGAGGGGCTGGTGCGTTATACCGGCGACCTCAAGATCGAACCGGCGCTGGCCGAGAGCTGGGAGACGGTCTCGCCGACGGTCTGGCGCTTCAAGCTGCGCCAGGGCGTCAAGTTTCATAACGGCAACCCGTTCACCGCCGACGACGTCATCACCTCGCTCGAGCGGGTGACACATGCGGACTCGCCGCTGAAGGGCAATCTGCCGGCCTACAAATCCTCGAAGAAGATCGACGACCTGACCGTCGAGATCGAGGTCAACGGACCCTATCCGCTGCTGCTCAACGATCTCACCAACATCTTCATCTTCGACAAGGAATGGCTGGTCGCGAACAATTCACTGCTCCCCACCGATTCCGGCAAGGGGGTGAAGGGCTACGCGACCGACAACGCCAACGGCACCGGCCCGTTCAAGGTCGAGAGCCGCCGCGCCGATTCCAAGACGGTCTATGCCAAGAACCCGAACTGGTGGGACAAGCCGCAGCACAACATCGACGTGATCGAGTTCCTGCCGATCGCCTCGGCCTCGACCCGCGTCGCGGCGATGCTCTCAGGCGAGATCGACTTCACCAATGTCGCGCCCCTGCAGGACCTGCCGCGCCTCACGGCCTCGACCGAGGTCAAGGTGCTGCAGACCAACGAGTTGCGCTCGGTCTTCTTCGCCTTCAACCTGACCGACAAGCTGGTCGAGAGCGACGTCAAGGACAAGAACCCGCTGAGGGATGTCCGGGTCCGCGAGGCGCTCTACCGCGCCATCGACATCGACGCGGTGCAGAAGCGGGCGATGCGCGGCCTCTCGCGCAACACCGGCGCGCTCGTCGCCCCGGCTATCCCCGGTTACGAACCGTCGCAGGACGAGCGCCTGCCCTTCGACCTCAACGGCGCCAAGAAGCTGCTCGCCGATGCCGGCTATCCGAACGGCTTCTCCTTCACGATGAACTGCCAGAGCGACTCCCTCGTCAACGAGGAGGAGTTCTGCCAGGCGGTGGCGGCGATGTGGTCCCGGGCGGGCCTGAAGCCGAACCTCAGCCTGGCGCCGCGCAGTCAGCAGACGCCGAAGCGGGTCAAGGGCGATTTCGACGTGATCTCCTTCGGCTGGGCCAACGAGCCGATGATCGACGCCTATTCGCTGCTGGTGCAGGTGCTGCGCTCGAAGAGCGGCACGGGCGGCGTATTCAACTGGGGCAATTGGGGCGATCCGCGCATCGACGCGCTGGTCGACAAGGCCGGCGTCGAGCTCGATACGCCAAAGCGCATCGAGATGATGAAGGAGGCGCTGAAGATCGCCAAGGCCGAGCATCTCTTCATCCCGCTGCACCAGCAGCCGATGGCCTGGGCGATGCGCAACACCATCGCCTCGACGGTCCAGGCCTCGGACAACAAGCCGAGGCTGTGGCTGACCATGATGAAGTGA
- a CDS encoding GntR family transcriptional regulator: MPRPARPPIANKPMTNGKETGTRGAVPRAQAVYKALRRAIIEQALKPGMKLPEDSIGEQLGVSRTLVREAFGRLAVEGLVELKPNRGANVAYPTLEEARDVFDVRRGLERLVAENLAGRLTAAQAAELEAHVRLEEKAHGQDGPESIRLSGEFHIRLAEMTGNALLLRYVQEASSRCSLILAIYGRPHSSECAVSEHRQLIEALRAGDAARAAALMDHHLQSVVTRALLAPRAERDIRDVLAPYALSEGLTPS, from the coding sequence ATGCCGCGCCCTGCCCGACCACCCATAGCGAACAAGCCGATGACCAATGGCAAGGAGACCGGGACACGCGGGGCAGTGCCGCGCGCGCAGGCGGTCTACAAGGCGTTGCGGCGTGCCATCATCGAGCAGGCACTGAAGCCCGGCATGAAGCTCCCAGAGGATTCGATCGGCGAGCAGCTCGGCGTCAGCCGCACCTTGGTACGCGAGGCCTTCGGGCGGCTCGCCGTCGAGGGCTTGGTCGAGCTCAAGCCCAATCGCGGCGCCAATGTCGCCTATCCGACGCTCGAGGAGGCGCGCGACGTCTTCGATGTCCGCCGCGGACTGGAGCGGCTCGTCGCCGAGAATTTGGCAGGGCGGCTGACCGCAGCGCAGGCGGCCGAGCTCGAAGCCCATGTCCGGCTCGAGGAGAAGGCGCATGGGCAGGACGGGCCTGAATCGATCCGTCTTTCCGGCGAGTTCCACATCCGGCTCGCCGAGATGACCGGGAATGCGCTGCTTCTGCGCTATGTCCAGGAAGCGTCGTCGCGCTGCTCGCTGATCCTCGCCATCTACGGCCGGCCACATTCTTCCGAATGCGCCGTCTCCGAGCATCGCCAATTGATCGAGGCGCTGCGCGCTGGTGACGCCGCCCGCGCCGCCGCGCTGATGGACCATCATCTCCAGTCCGTCGTCACACGCGCTTTGCTGGCCCCGCGCGCCGAGCGCGACATCCGCGACGTGCTCGCCCCCTATGCCTTGAGCGAAGGATTGACCCCATCGTGA